tgtaaaaaaaagtccatattatggcaagaacagctcaaataagcaaagagaaatgacagtccatcattactttaagacatgaaggtcagtcaatccggaaaatttcaagaatttgaaacgtttcttcaagtacagtcgcaaaaaccatcaagcgctatgatgaaactggctctcatgaggattgccacaggaaaggaagagccagagttacctctgctgccgaAAAtaaattagagttaactgcacctcagattgcagcccaaataaatgtttcacagagttcaagaaacagacacaaggggaaaaaaagaaagaaacagacacatctcaaaatcaactgttcagaggagactgcatgaatcaggccttcatggtctaattgctgcaaagaaactactgctaaaggacaccaataagaagagatgagcaatgggcattagaccggtggacatctgtcttttggtttgatgagtccaaatttttgatttttagttccaaccgccgtgtctttgtgagacgcagagtaggtgaatggatgatctctacatgtgtggttactaccgtgaagcatggaggaggaggtgtgatgttgtgggggtgctttgctggtggcactgtctgtgatttttttagaattcaaggcacacttaaccagcatggctaccacagcattctgtagcgatacgcaatcaaatcaaatgttatttgtcacatacacatggttagcagatgttaatgcgagtgtagcgaaatgcttgtacttctagttccgaccatacagtaatatctaacaagtaatctaacctaacaatttcacaacaactaccttatacacacaagtgtaaaggaatgaataagaatatgtacataaaaatatatgaatgagcgatggccgaacggcataggcaagatgcagtagatggtatagagaacagaatatacatttgagatgagtaatgtagggtatgtaaacattatatcatgtggaattgtttaaagtggctagtgatacatttattacatcaatttttcattattaaagtggctagagatgagtcagtatgttggcagcagcYactcaatgttagtgatggctgtttaacaatcccatctggtttgcgcttagtgggactatcatttgtttttcaacaggacagtggcccaaaacacagctccaggctgtgtaagggttatttgaccaaggagagtgatggagcagtacatcagatgacctggcctccacaatcacccgacctcaacccaattgagatggtttgggatgagttagaccgcatcgtgaaggaaaagcagccaacaagtgctcagcatatgtgggaacttcttcaagactgttggaaaaacattccttatgaagctggatgagagaatgccaagagtgtgcaaacctcagtggtgtaaagtacttaagtaaaaatactttaaagtactacttaagtcattttttggggtatctgtactttactttactatttatatttttgactacttttacttctacttcactacattccttaagaatatattgtattttttactccatacattttccttgacacccaaaagtacttgatacattttgaatgcttagcaggacaggggaaatagtcaaattcacgtcaaccgaacatccctggtcttccctactgcctctgatctggcggactcactaaacacacattctttgtttgtaaatgatgttggagtgtgcccctggctttccgtaaataaataaaaaacaagaaaatggtgccatttggtctgattaatataaggaattagaaattatttatacttttacttttgatacttaagtatatttaaaaccaaatacttttagacttttactcaagtagaattttactgggggacttttactcaagtatgacagttggataccttttccaccactgccaaagctgtcatcaaggcaaatggtggctactttgaagaacgtaaaatatataatatatttgtttaacacttttttggttactacatgattccatatgtgttattccatagttttgatgtcttcactattattctacaatgtagaaaataaataaataaaaacccttgaatgagtaggtgtatccaaacttttgactggtactgtatatcatttgaAAGGTAATTTCATGATCTTTCAGAACCACCTGTCAAACAAAGTTTAAAATGTATCAGGGTTTCTGATTTAAAGCCATTTATACAGGTAATTTTGATATGTACCCTAGAGGTCAGAGATCAAAGTTCTGTTGACCTGAACTTTCTGAACATGTGTCTGATGTATAACTGTGAATCTAAGCTTTCCATGGATATATGATTAAAGGGTATAAGCGAGAAATAACTTGTTGCATATTGACATTGTTTGTCATAGGGTAAATTCCCTATGAAAAAAcattgggatggagggatgaaagaaagAGTGATAACACACAGAAAGCTACCATTGCTGCACTGCTATCACACATTTTCCAACATTAGGGACATAGActtaaaaatgtaaagaaatcacTCTGACATCGGCCCAAGTGAGCCCCCGACAGTCCACATTTGGGGGTCTGGCTCATGGACTATTTGTTGGATTGCATGAACATGATGGTTACAATTtgtcactgttgatgttgatgcAGGATTGCCTTTGTGAGGATATCCATATTATGTAGAATAATGTTTTGAATGTTCAGCATAACTTATATGAAAACGTGGGACAAACACCACAGGTAATCATACAACACACAAGAGAACAAAAAGTCAAACAAGTAACTTGACATGAGCCACTGATTGCATTTCCAGCACTGAGGTTAGGAATcttcattcatttttttattttattggaaaGTTGCTTTCCAGATGCCAGCATCCCTGAgaaatatatagtgtatataacaAGATTCCTCAGCAACCCCATCATTAAGAGGGGGGAGGGGTCTCCCAAAAGGTCAGCATGTCTAGAAAAACACTACCaggtagtctacagtagcctGTCTCCCAATCATGCCCCCTAGCTCACTTCCTCCTTCAGACAGCCTCACTGCCCTAGACTGAGTGGGTCATGGGCATAGCATCACTGCCCTAGATTGAGTGGGTCATGGGCATAGCTTTGAAGCCTTGAAGGTAGAATGTCATTGGGGAAATTATGGTTGAGGTGCAATCCCTAGACTAGAAGGTGGCCTTGGGGGAGAGTACATGGGGAAACAGTGCCTCCCGTGGATGATTGAGCTCACTGCAGGGCATGGACAGAGCACAGAGAGCTGGCAGCTGTCCATCATAGCTTAGGGACGAGTGAGAGCAGTATGTAGTATCTCTGCTCGCTAAAATCATTCACAGATCGCAGGAGGGTAGAGCATTGTAATGAACAAGCTTATTCGGCATCATTAGGTATATAGCTAAGAAACACATAAGCAACTAAGATGTATAAAATAAATTGGGTTTGCAGATATGGAAACAAACTAGTGAACACAAACTAATGAAGTTATATAACTTATTAAAATCTTTGTTAACTAATTCCCTTTCTCCAATTAAAATCCCCATCATAAATATCATAAATATTCTCATGCTATAATTCCATCAGGTCTTGGAACAGAGAGTACAGCTATCACTTTCACCAGTATTATTATATTCAGGCATTGTGGAAGTCAGCTGCAGGTGAACTGCAGTAGGAACTTTTGCCCATTAGGTGGCACTGTCTTCATTCAAGGATTGTGCATCACAGTACACACACCCTGAATGTTGCTACTTGTAAAAGTGATTGAGGTGGAGCCAGTGATGTACGCTGTTAGCTTATGTTGGCTGTGTGGAGTTCCAAGATGGAGCTCCAGACCCAGGGATGGTTAGCTCCAGGGCAAGCCAGGCCCCTTCCCCTCTGTCCTGCTGGCCCATGACCCGTCACCTTCCTGGCCCCTTCTAGACGGTCCACTCAAAGCAGCCTCTGCGATGTGTCTGCATGTCCCTCACTCTACGGATGGACTGGATCTGGGGATGGTGGGCGCCCCACTCGTTCCAGTGCTTGAAGACACCGCACTCGAACACGTACTGGTAGCCACGGTAACCGGGGTACTGGTAGCCAACCCAACTGTCatccagagaaacagacagataatgagTGAGAGAAATGGAAGTTAACATCTTAAATCAAATGGATGTGTAGATGGATGGATTGATTGATAAGTTAATATGCCAACTCACGTTCCACCAGTGACCTGGATACTGGCCACACGGTCCTGGAAGCCgtaggaccacagactggggatATCCTCATCACACACCTCCATCTTACGGCCCTCAAAGTTATTACACTCAAACAGGCAGATCTTGTGGTCCTGGGTGTCCTGTAGGcatagagggacagagggagggatatCAGCAATAGAGTTTACCCCCTATTCACCCACATCCCTCAGACAAGGAGGGGAAGCCAGTTAGACTAGAGTATCCatgtagtggatggatggatagactAACCATGCGAACGGGCCTGACGGACATGAAGCGGTCACACCTGTAGCTGTTGCTCCAGGTATCCCAGCGGGGGTACTCTCCCTTCTCCAGCATGAACATTTCTCCACTCAGGTTCTGCTGCTCATAGCCCACCCAGCTGTATGGGGACATTATAAAAGTGTTACAGCACAACTATAACACACTTATAATGAATTAACACAACTCTTATGATCAGAAGCCTTGAGGCTAGGTACAGCTAAGTGATTAGAAGGTTCCTAGGTGACATCATGTTAGATGTCACATGTTCATCGCAAAAGTCATGTATCATTGGAAATTGCATGTTGTAAATTAACTATGTATCAGGTGTCTCATTGGACTAAGATAACGTTAGTATTAGTAGGTTTTATTGGTTTCTCTCagtcatagactgaattgtaAACCAATTTACAATCATAACATCAATCACATAATTATCAAATAGTTCAGGATTGTACTATCAAAAcacttaatataatataataaaaggtaaaaatatgtaatatatacaaaacaacaatacTACGACAACAAGGTTTGGGGTGGCAGCTTTAGAAAAGGCATCTTCAGAGTTCTTAGGAAGGCATTTCTAAGGCCCTGGGCTATATGGTGTGTGTATTGATCAGTTTAGTGAAGTATGGAATGGGAGAGTTCTGATAGCGGCCTGTGTGTGTTATGGGAGTGTTCAGTTTGTGGCTGTTGCGGGTTGCCTGTCCAGTAATCTGAGGTCTGGTAGGGGGGAGCCAGTCTGCAAACTGGGAGTTCTGTGGGGATTTAGCAAATGTCAGGCAGATCTGCTCCCGTCTGCTGTCGAAGGACATGATTCTGAGGGTTTTGAGGGCTTCCCAGTAGCTGGTGTACGACCCGCTCAGAATTATTCTGCAAGCTTTCTTCTGGACACGCTCCAGCTGACAACTTCACTCTAATGGCTCGAATAATATGAATCCCtatgaatgtatttttttatcttcTATGTAAACAGATGAAGTTAGATATGACGTACGGTCCACACTCCACCCTGATGGAGCCGATCCTCTCAAAGTTCTTCTCACACAGGTTACGGCACTCAGTGATGCACTCCATCATACGACCCTGGAAGTTCTCAAACTCAAACAGGTACATCTGTAAAGATAGCGAATACCACAATATGGTAATTTACCGTAATAAGCTATAATATAATACTGTTAATGATTTGATATGGAGATCTTTGATCAAGATGCCGGTCTTGGGCATTTAAAACAACTGGAAATGCTGTATCTTCGCTAGAGATTATTAGTTATGGTAAGTAGTTTGTTAAAAAAAGTGTGTTGACCTACTTTGTGGGCACGCAGCCCCATGGCTGGGTGGCTCCCAATGCTGCCCTGGGCTCCGGAGTGGGACATGGTTGAATCTGTGGCcaaacaggaagagagggaggaagagaaataaagagggagagaggttaatGCCTCTTGGAAAAACAGCTTCCTTTGACCTTCATATTGTGACactcattttagtcatttagcagacattcttatccagggcaactagggttaagtgctttgctcaagggaacatcaacagattttttcaTCTCGTTGGCTcagagattcaaaccagcgaACTTTTAGTTAATGGCC
This genomic interval from Salvelinus sp. IW2-2015 linkage group LG22, ASM291031v2, whole genome shotgun sequence contains the following:
- the LOC111949828 gene encoding beta-crystallin B3 isoform X1, which encodes MYIYPYSGGMISTHRLIFLDVRSSLVPDNQPLDSTMSHSGAQGSIGSHPAMGLRAHKMYLFEFENFQGRMMECITECRNLCEKNFERIGSIRVECGPWVGYEQQNLSGEMFMLEKGEYPRWDTWSNSYRCDRFMSVRPVRMDTQDHKICLFECNNFEGRKMEVCDEDIPSLWSYGFQDRVASIQVTGGTWVGYQYPGYRGYQYVFECGVFKHWNEWGAHHPQIQSIRRVRDMQTHRRGCFEWTV
- the LOC111949828 gene encoding beta-crystallin B1 isoform X2, producing MGGKDSTMSHSGAQGSIGSHPAMGLRAHKMYLFEFENFQGRMMECITECRNLCEKNFERIGSIRVECGPWVGYEQQNLSGEMFMLEKGEYPRWDTWSNSYRCDRFMSVRPVRMDTQDHKICLFECNNFEGRKMEVCDEDIPSLWSYGFQDRVASIQVTGGTWVGYQYPGYRGYQYVFECGVFKHWNEWGAHHPQIQSIRRVRDMQTHRRGCFEWTV